Proteins from a genomic interval of Mycobacterium conspicuum:
- a CDS encoding polysaccharide biosynthesis protein produces the protein MARVGAATALTALCGYAVIYLAARDLAPSGFSIFGVFWGAFGLVTGAANGLLQEATREVRSTGYFQALPENRNHPMRVAALLGVGAAVVIAGSAPLWSGRVFVEQRWLSVALLSVGLAGFCLHATLLGMLAGTNRWTQYGALMVTDALIRVTVAAAAFAIGWGLGGYLWATVAGAVAWLIMLAASPAARAAARLMTPGSAAMFLRGAAHSITAAGASAILVMGFPVLLKVTSNHLGAQGGVVILAVTLTRAPLLVPLTAMQGNLIAHFVDERADRLRALIAPAALVGGIGALGVLAAGVVGPWLLRVAFGPQYDAGSALLAWLTAAAVAIAMLTLTGAATVAAALHRAYSLGWVGATVASGLLLLLPLPLQTRTVIALLCGPLVGIGAHVITLARAARG, from the coding sequence ATGGCCCGCGTCGGCGCGGCGACCGCGCTGACCGCGCTGTGCGGCTACGCGGTGATCTACCTGGCCGCCCGCGACCTGGCCCCGAGCGGCTTCTCAATTTTCGGGGTGTTCTGGGGGGCGTTCGGCCTGGTGACCGGCGCGGCCAACGGCCTGCTGCAGGAGGCCACCCGGGAGGTCCGATCGACCGGCTATTTCCAGGCGTTGCCGGAGAACCGCAACCATCCGATGCGGGTCGCCGCGCTGCTCGGCGTCGGGGCGGCCGTCGTGATCGCCGGTAGCGCGCCGCTGTGGAGCGGGCGGGTGTTCGTCGAGCAGCGCTGGCTGTCGGTGGCGCTGCTCAGCGTCGGGCTGGCCGGGTTCTGCCTGCACGCCACGCTGCTGGGGATGCTGGCCGGCACCAACCGCTGGACGCAGTACGGCGCGCTGATGGTGACCGACGCGCTGATCCGGGTGACCGTCGCCGCGGCGGCATTCGCGATCGGCTGGGGGCTGGGCGGGTATTTGTGGGCGACCGTCGCCGGCGCGGTGGCCTGGCTGATCATGCTCGCGGCGTCACCCGCGGCGCGGGCGGCGGCACGGCTCATGACGCCCGGCAGCGCAGCGATGTTCTTGCGGGGCGCCGCGCACTCGATCACCGCCGCCGGCGCCAGCGCGATCTTGGTGATGGGATTCCCGGTGCTGCTCAAGGTCACCTCGAATCACCTTGGGGCACAAGGGGGTGTCGTCATCCTGGCCGTCACGCTGACCCGCGCACCACTGCTGGTTCCGCTGACCGCCATGCAGGGCAACCTCATCGCTCACTTCGTCGACGAGCGCGCCGATCGGCTCCGCGCGCTGATCGCACCGGCGGCGCTCGTCGGCGGCATCGGCGCTCTCGGGGTGCTGGCTGCCGGCGTGGTGGGCCCGTGGTTGCTGCGCGTCGCGTTCGGGCCGCAGTACGACGCGGGCAGCGCGCTGCTGGCCTGGCTGACCGCCGCCGCGGTGGCGATCGCCATGCTCACGCTGACCGGCGCCGCCACGGTGGCCGCCGCGCTGCACCGGGCGTACTCGCTGGGCTGGGTGGGCGCCACCGTGGCATCGGGCTTGTTGCTGCTGTTGCCGCTCCCGCTGCAAACCCGCACGGTGATCGCCCTGTTGTGCGGCCCGCTGGTGGGCATAGGCGCGCATGTAATCACGCTGGCACGCGCGGCGCGCGGCTAA
- a CDS encoding DNA polymerase III subunit delta', which produces MSGVFTRLVGQDAVEAALLAAARAARGDSAHNPTGGGTMTHAWLITGPPGSGRSVAALCFAAALQCTSSAAEGGPGCGSCRACTTTMAGTHADVRRVIPEGLSIGVDDMRAIVQVASRRPTTGHWQIVVIEDADRLTEGAANALLKVVEEPPSSTVFLLCAPSVDPEDIAVTLRSRCRHVALVTPSTEAIARVLVDSDGLAADTATWAASVSGGHVGRARRLATDPEAAQRREKALGLVRDAATPSRAYAAAEELVAAAEAEALVLTAGRAEAETEELRTALGAGGTGKGTASAMRGATGAIKDLERRQKSRQTRASRDALDRALIDLATYFRDALVISARAGGVRANHPDMAERVAALAAHAAPARLLRCIEAVLECREALAVNVKPKFAVDAMVATIGQELRD; this is translated from the coding sequence ATGTCCGGAGTGTTTACGCGGCTGGTAGGCCAGGACGCCGTCGAGGCTGCCCTGCTGGCCGCCGCCCGGGCCGCCCGCGGTGATTCGGCTCACAACCCCACGGGCGGCGGGACTATGACACATGCGTGGCTCATCACCGGTCCGCCCGGGTCCGGCCGCTCGGTCGCGGCGCTGTGCTTCGCCGCCGCCCTGCAGTGCACGAGCTCTGCCGCCGAGGGCGGCCCCGGGTGCGGCAGCTGCCGGGCCTGCACGACGACGATGGCCGGCACCCACGCCGACGTGCGGCGGGTGATCCCCGAGGGCCTATCCATCGGTGTGGACGACATGCGCGCCATCGTGCAGGTCGCGTCGCGCCGCCCGACCACCGGACATTGGCAGATCGTCGTGATCGAAGACGCCGACCGATTGACCGAGGGCGCGGCGAACGCGCTGCTCAAGGTGGTCGAGGAGCCGCCGTCGTCGACGGTGTTCCTGCTGTGCGCGCCGTCGGTGGATCCCGAAGACATCGCGGTCACGCTGCGATCCCGGTGCCGGCACGTCGCGCTGGTGACCCCGTCGACCGAGGCCATCGCGCGGGTGCTCGTCGACAGCGACGGCCTGGCCGCCGACACGGCGACCTGGGCGGCGTCGGTCAGCGGCGGGCATGTCGGCCGGGCGCGGCGGCTGGCCACCGACCCGGAGGCCGCGCAGCGGCGCGAGAAGGCGTTGGGGTTGGTGCGCGACGCCGCCACCCCGTCGCGGGCCTACGCCGCGGCCGAGGAGTTGGTCGCCGCCGCCGAAGCCGAGGCGTTGGTGCTGACCGCCGGGCGCGCCGAGGCCGAAACGGAAGAGCTGCGAACCGCTTTGGGGGCCGGCGGGACGGGCAAGGGCACGGCTTCGGCGATGCGCGGCGCCACCGGTGCGATCAAGGATCTGGAGCGACGGCAGAAGTCCCGTCAGACCCGCGCGTCGCGCGACGCGCTGGACCGGGCGCTGATCGACCTGGCGACCTATTTTCGGGATGCGCTGGTGATCTCGGCCCGCGCCGGCGGCGTGCGGGCCAATCACCCGGACATGGCCGAGCGGGTGGCCGCGCTGGCCGCCCACGCCGCGCCCGCGCGGCTACTGCGCTGCATCGAGGCCGTGCTCGAGTGCCGGGAAGCGCTGGCGGTCAACGTCAAACCCAAGTTCGCCGTCGACGCCATGGTCGCCACCATCGGCCAGGAACTGCGCGATTGA
- the dacB gene encoding D-alanyl-D-alanine carboxypeptidase/D-alanyl-D-alanine endopeptidase → MSSTRRRKITQVSIGFAVLVFVAAVVAAAAFFTMGNHGVSNARATVPPPRPPTVKPGIVPVADTAAVPSAPALAAVLAPAAADPNLGKLGGRITDAMTGKELWQVADDVPLVPASTNKVLTAAAALLTLDRQARLSTRVVAGSQSAQGPVVLVGAGDPTLSAAAPGQPTWYRGAPRISDLVEQVRRSGMTPTAVQVDTSLFSGPTMAPGWDPSDVDNGDIAPIESVMIDAGRIQPTTVNSRRSKTPALDAGRELAKALGLDPGAVTIAKAPSGARQLAVVQSAPLIQVLSEMMDHSDNVLAECIAREVAAAINRPLSFAGAVDAVTNRLSSAHIDTTGAALVDSSGLSVDDRLTAKTLDGTAQAAAGPDQPSLRALLDLLPIAGGSGTLAERFLDRATNLGPAGWLRAKTGSLTAVNSLVGVLTDAGGRVLTFAFISNAAGPNGRNAIDALASKLWTCGCT, encoded by the coding sequence ATGAGTTCTACTCGCCGGCGCAAAATCACCCAGGTATCCATCGGGTTCGCCGTGCTGGTGTTCGTTGCCGCCGTGGTGGCGGCCGCGGCGTTCTTCACCATGGGCAATCACGGCGTCAGCAACGCGCGGGCCACGGTGCCGCCGCCGCGGCCGCCGACGGTCAAGCCGGGCATCGTGCCGGTGGCCGACACCGCGGCCGTCCCCAGCGCCCCCGCGCTGGCGGCCGTGCTGGCGCCGGCGGCGGCCGACCCGAACCTGGGCAAGCTGGGCGGCCGCATCACCGACGCCATGACCGGCAAGGAGCTCTGGCAGGTGGCCGACGACGTGCCGTTGGTGCCGGCGTCGACCAACAAGGTCCTCACCGCGGCCGCGGCGCTGCTGACCCTGGACCGCCAGGCGCGGCTGAGCACCCGGGTGGTGGCCGGCAGCCAAAGCGCCCAGGGGCCCGTCGTGCTGGTGGGTGCCGGGGACCCGACGCTGTCGGCGGCGGCACCCGGCCAGCCCACCTGGTATCGGGGCGCGCCGCGGATCAGTGATCTGGTCGAACAGGTGCGTCGCAGCGGCATGACGCCGACGGCCGTCCAGGTGGACACGTCGTTGTTCAGCGGTCCGACGATGGCGCCGGGCTGGGATCCGTCCGATGTGGACAACGGCGACATCGCGCCGATCGAGTCGGTGATGATCGACGCCGGACGCATCCAGCCGACGACCGTCAACTCCCGACGGTCGAAGACGCCCGCGCTGGACGCCGGGCGGGAACTGGCCAAGGCCCTCGGCCTGGATCCCGGGGCGGTGACGATCGCCAAGGCACCGTCCGGGGCGCGGCAACTGGCCGTGGTGCAGTCGGCGCCGTTGATTCAGGTGCTCTCGGAGATGATGGACCACTCCGACAACGTGCTGGCCGAGTGCATCGCGCGGGAGGTGGCGGCCGCCATCAACCGGCCGCTGAGCTTCGCCGGCGCGGTGGACGCGGTGACCAACCGGCTGAGCAGTGCGCACATCGACACCACCGGCGCCGCGCTGGTCGATTCCAGCGGGTTGTCGGTTGACGACCGGTTGACGGCCAAGACCCTCGACGGCACGGCCCAGGCCGCGGCGGGGCCGGACCAGCCGTCGTTGCGGGCGCTGCTGGATCTGCTGCCGATCGCCGGCGGCAGCGGCACCCTGGCCGAACGGTTCCTGGACCGCGCCACCAACCTGGGCCCGGCCGGGTGGTTGCGCGCCAAGACCGGGTCGCTGACCGCCGTCAACTCGTTGGTCGGTGTGCTCACCGACGCCGGCGGCCGGGTGCTCACGTTCGCTTTCATCTCCAATGCCGCGGGACCGAACGGACGCAACGCGATTGATGCGCTGGCCAGCAAGCTGTGGACCTGTGGGTGCACATGA
- a CDS encoding adenylate/guanylate cyclase domain-containing protein — MATPAAALPGRINAFVRWVVRTPWPVFVLSMLQADIIGALFVLGFLRYGLPPQDRIQLQDLPPLNLASFSISLIVVFLANALVNLRMLMPVFRWQRRDNLLAEADPAATELARSRALRMPFYRTVISMASWCIGGAIFILASWSVARHAAPVVTVAVALGAAATAIIGYLQSERVLRPVAVAALRSGVPENVKAPGVILRQMLTWMLSTAVPVLAIVLTVVADKVALLHAAPESLFTPILLLALAALGIGLVSTLLVAMSIADPLRQLRWALSEVQRGNYNAHMQIYDASELGLLQAGFNDMVRDLSERQRLRDLFGRYVGEDVARRALERGTELGGQERDVAVLFVDLVGSTQLAATRPPVEVVHLLNEFFRVVVDTVGRHGGFVNKFQGDAALAIFGAPIEHPDASGGALAAARELHDELLPVIGSADFGIGVSSGRAIAGHIGAQARFEYTVIGDPVNEAARLTELAKLEAGHVLASAIAVSGALDSEALCWDVGEVVELRGRSAPTQLARPLKLAAQQPGPPGPSAEEVSSEIM; from the coding sequence GTGGCAACCCCGGCGGCGGCATTACCCGGGCGGATCAACGCGTTCGTCCGGTGGGTGGTGCGCACCCCGTGGCCGGTGTTCGTGCTCAGCATGCTGCAGGCCGACATCATCGGCGCCCTGTTCGTGCTCGGCTTCCTGCGTTACGGCCTGCCGCCCCAGGACCGCATTCAACTACAGGACCTGCCGCCCCTCAACTTGGCGAGCTTCTCGATCTCGCTGATCGTCGTCTTCCTCGCCAACGCCCTGGTGAACCTGAGGATGCTGATGCCGGTCTTCCGGTGGCAGCGCCGCGACAACTTGCTCGCCGAGGCCGACCCGGCCGCCACCGAATTGGCCCGCAGCCGCGCGTTGCGCATGCCCTTCTACCGCACGGTGATCAGCATGGCGTCCTGGTGCATCGGCGGGGCGATCTTCATCCTGGCCAGCTGGTCGGTGGCCAGGCACGCGGCGCCCGTCGTAACGGTCGCCGTCGCGCTGGGCGCCGCCGCGACCGCGATCATCGGTTATCTGCAGTCCGAGCGGGTGCTGCGGCCGGTGGCGGTGGCCGCGCTGCGCAGCGGCGTGCCGGAGAACGTCAAGGCGCCGGGCGTCATTCTGCGCCAGATGCTGACCTGGATGCTGTCCACCGCCGTGCCGGTGCTGGCGATCGTGCTGACCGTGGTGGCCGACAAGGTGGCGCTGCTGCACGCGGCACCGGAGAGCTTGTTCACGCCGATCCTGTTGTTGGCGTTGGCGGCGTTGGGCATCGGGTTGGTGAGCACGCTGTTGGTGGCCATGTCGATCGCCGATCCGCTGCGTCAGCTGCGCTGGGCGCTCTCGGAGGTGCAGCGCGGAAACTACAACGCGCACATGCAGATCTACGACGCCAGCGAACTCGGCCTGCTGCAGGCCGGTTTCAACGACATGGTGCGCGACCTGTCCGAGCGGCAGCGGCTGCGCGACCTGTTCGGTCGCTACGTCGGCGAAGACGTCGCGCGCCGGGCACTCGAGCGCGGCACCGAGCTGGGTGGCCAGGAACGCGACGTCGCGGTGCTGTTCGTGGACCTGGTCGGCTCGACCCAGCTGGCGGCCACGCGACCGCCCGTCGAGGTGGTCCATCTGCTCAACGAGTTCTTCCGGGTGGTGGTGGACACCGTCGGCCGCCACGGCGGGTTCGTGAACAAGTTCCAGGGCGACGCCGCGCTGGCGATTTTCGGCGCGCCGATCGAACACCCGGACGCGTCCGGGGGCGCACTGGCGGCCGCGCGCGAGCTGCACGACGAACTGCTTCCGGTGATCGGCTCCGCGGACTTCGGCATCGGGGTGTCGTCGGGCAGGGCCATCGCCGGTCACATCGGCGCGCAGGCCCGCTTCGAGTACACGGTGATCGGCGACCCGGTCAACGAGGCCGCGCGGCTGACCGAGCTGGCCAAGCTCGAGGCCGGCCACGTGCTGGCGTCGGCGATCGCCGTCAGCGGCGCCCTCGACTCCGAGGCGTTGTGCTGGGACGTGGGTGAGGTCGTCGAGCTGCGCGGGCGCAGCGCGCCCACTCAGCTGGCACGGCCGTTGAAGCTGGCCGCCCAGCAACCCGGCCCCCCGGGCCCCTCCGCCGAAGAGGTCTCCAGCGAAATAATGTGA
- a CDS encoding NAD-dependent epimerase/dehydratase family protein: MRALVTGAAGFIGSTLVDRLLADGHTVVGLDNFATGRATNLEHLVDNPAHVFIEADIVTADLDGILDEHRPEVVFHLAAQIDVRHSVANPQFDASVNVIGTVRLAEAARKAEVRKIVHTSSGGSIYGAPTQFPTPETVPTDPASPYAAGKVAGEIYLNTFRHLYGLDCSHIAPANVYGPRQDPHGEAGVVAIFSQALLAGKPTRVYGEGGTNTRDYVFVDDVADAFVKASGEAGSGQRFNIGTGIETSDRALHTAVAAAVGGPDDPEFAPARLGDLKRSCLDIGLAERVLGWRPQVALDEGLRRTVDYFRRLHTG, translated from the coding sequence GTGCGCGCATTGGTCACCGGGGCGGCCGGTTTCATCGGGTCGACGCTAGTCGACCGTCTGCTGGCGGACGGTCACACGGTTGTGGGGCTGGACAATTTCGCGACCGGCCGCGCGACCAACCTCGAGCATCTGGTCGACAATCCGGCGCACGTGTTCATCGAGGCGGACATCGTCACCGCGGATCTCGACGGCATCCTCGACGAGCACCGGCCCGAGGTGGTCTTCCACCTGGCCGCGCAGATCGACGTGCGGCACTCGGTGGCCAACCCGCAATTCGACGCCTCGGTGAACGTGATCGGCACGGTGCGGCTGGCCGAAGCGGCTCGGAAGGCCGAAGTCCGCAAGATCGTGCACACCTCGTCGGGCGGATCCATCTACGGCGCCCCGACCCAGTTCCCGACGCCCGAAACGGTGCCCACCGACCCGGCGTCGCCGTACGCCGCGGGCAAGGTGGCCGGCGAGATCTACCTGAACACCTTCCGCCACCTCTACGGGCTGGACTGCTCGCACATCGCGCCGGCCAATGTCTATGGCCCGCGCCAGGATCCGCACGGCGAGGCGGGCGTGGTGGCGATCTTTTCCCAGGCGCTGCTGGCGGGCAAGCCCACCCGGGTCTACGGCGAGGGCGGCACCAACACCCGCGACTATGTGTTCGTCGACGACGTGGCGGATGCCTTCGTCAAGGCGTCCGGCGAGGCGGGCAGCGGGCAGCGGTTCAACATCGGCACCGGCATCGAGACCTCGGACCGCGCGCTGCACACCGCGGTGGCCGCGGCCGTCGGCGGCCCCGACGACCCGGAGTTCGCCCCGGCGCGGCTGGGCGATCTGAAGCGGTCCTGCCTCGACATCGGCTTGGCCGAAAGGGTTTTGGGCTGGCGCCCGCAGGTCGCCTTGGACGAAGGGTTGCGCCGGACGGTGGACTACTTCCGCCGGCTGCACACGGGCTAG
- a CDS encoding inorganic diphosphatase encodes MQFDVTIEIPKGSRNKYEVDHETGRVKLDRYLYTPMGYPTDYGFIEDTLGEDGDPLDALVLLPQSLFPGVLVEARPVGMFQMVDEAGGDAKVLCVPAGDHRWEHIQDITDVPEFELDSIKHFFVHYKDLEPGKFVKAADWVGRAEAEAEVQRSVERFKKGSH; translated from the coding sequence GTGCAATTCGACGTGACCATCGAAATCCCGAAGGGCAGCCGCAACAAGTACGAGGTCGATCACGAAACGGGACGGGTGAAGCTGGACCGCTACCTCTACACGCCGATGGGCTACCCCACCGACTACGGCTTCATCGAAGACACCCTCGGCGAGGACGGTGACCCGCTGGACGCGCTCGTGTTGCTGCCGCAGTCGTTGTTTCCCGGCGTCCTGGTGGAGGCGCGCCCGGTGGGAATGTTCCAGATGGTCGACGAGGCCGGCGGCGACGCCAAGGTGCTGTGCGTTCCGGCCGGCGACCACCGCTGGGAGCACATCCAAGACATCACCGATGTGCCGGAGTTCGAACTGGACTCGATCAAGCACTTCTTCGTGCACTACAAGGACCTCGAACCGGGCAAGTTCGTGAAGGCGGCCGATTGGGTCGGCCGCGCCGAGGCCGAGGCCGAGGTGCAGCGCTCGGTGGAGCGGTTCAAGAAGGGCTCGCACTGA
- a CDS encoding zinc-dependent metalloprotease, with translation MSASPELTLGATVDWQFAATVGSRLARPGPPSSEYTRRQAIDELTALAAKAEPPVRDVTGLATEGSVPAARIVDRAQWVRAAAESMRVMTNGTDKPRGFFTGRLTGAQTGAVLAFVASGILGQYDPFTSAGPAESGSLLLVYPNVIAVERQLRVEPSDFRLWVCLHEVTHRVQFTANRWLPGYMSESLAVLTQESAEDVGQMVSRLADFVRTRGDGASDGSDSGILALVRAVQSEPQRKALDRLLVLGTLLEGHADHVMDAVGPMVVPSVGTIRSRFDERRHRKQPPLQRLLRALLGLDAKLSQYTRGKAFVDHVVGRVGMQRFNTIWSGPDTLPLPEEIERPQRWIDRVL, from the coding sequence ATGAGCGCTTCTCCCGAGCTGACCCTGGGCGCCACCGTGGACTGGCAATTCGCCGCGACCGTCGGTTCCCGACTTGCCCGCCCGGGCCCGCCGTCCAGCGAATACACCCGCCGGCAGGCGATCGACGAGTTGACCGCGCTCGCGGCCAAGGCCGAGCCCCCGGTGCGCGACGTCACCGGCCTGGCGACTGAGGGATCAGTGCCCGCGGCCCGCATCGTCGACCGGGCGCAGTGGGTCCGCGCGGCCGCCGAATCGATGCGCGTGATGACCAACGGGACCGACAAGCCGCGCGGCTTTTTCACCGGCCGGCTCACCGGCGCGCAGACGGGCGCCGTGCTGGCGTTCGTGGCGTCCGGGATCCTCGGTCAGTACGACCCGTTCACCAGCGCCGGCCCGGCCGAGAGCGGCAGCCTGCTGCTGGTCTATCCGAATGTCATTGCCGTGGAACGGCAATTGCGGGTGGAGCCCTCCGATTTCCGGCTGTGGGTGTGCCTGCATGAGGTGACGCATCGGGTGCAGTTCACCGCCAACCGCTGGCTGCCGGGGTACATGTCGGAGTCGTTGGCGGTGTTGACCCAGGAGTCCGCCGAGGACGTCGGGCAGATGGTGAGTCGGCTCGCCGACTTTGTTCGCACTCGCGGGGATGGGGCCTCCGACGGCAGCGACTCGGGGATCCTCGCGCTGGTGCGGGCCGTGCAGTCCGAGCCGCAGCGCAAGGCGCTGGATCGGCTTCTGGTGCTCGGCACGCTGCTGGAGGGCCACGCCGATCACGTGATGGATGCGGTCGGTCCGATGGTGGTGCCGTCGGTGGGCACCATCCGCAGCCGGTTCGATGAGCGTCGTCATCGCAAGCAACCGCCACTGCAGCGGTTGCTGCGCGCACTGCTTGGGCTGGACGCCAAGCTCAGCCAATACACGCGCGGCAAGGCGTTTGTCGATCATGTGGTGGGCCGGGTCGGGATGCAGCGGTTCAACACGATCTGGTCGGGGCCCGACACGCTGCCGTTGCCCGAAGAGATCGAACGCCCGCAGCGATGGATCGACCGGGTGCTGTAG
- a CDS encoding DUF2304 domain-containing protein: MNWIQVLLIGSIVALLVYLLRSRRSSRSKAWVKVGYVLFVFGGIYAVLRPDDTTLVAHWFGVRRGTDLMLYALIMAFSFTTLSTYMRFKDLELRYARLARAVALEGAREPE; encoded by the coding sequence ATGAACTGGATTCAGGTGCTGCTGATCGGCTCGATCGTCGCGCTGCTGGTGTACCTGCTGCGCTCGCGGCGCAGCTCGCGGTCCAAGGCGTGGGTCAAGGTCGGCTATGTGTTGTTCGTGTTCGGCGGCATCTATGCGGTGCTGCGGCCCGACGACACTACGCTGGTCGCGCACTGGTTCGGGGTGCGCCGCGGCACCGACCTGATGCTCTACGCGCTGATCATGGCGTTCAGCTTCACCACGCTGAGCACCTACATGCGGTTCAAGGATTTGGAGTTGCGCTATGCCCGGCTGGCGCGGGCGGTGGCGTTGGAGGGCGCGCGGGAGCCGGAATAG
- a CDS encoding glycosyltransferase family 2 protein, which translates to MATDAHYPDAWIVVPAFNEAAVIGEVVTDLRAVFDHVVCVDDGSADGTGEIALRAGAHLLRHPVNLGQGAAIQTGIEYARKQPGAKVFATFDADGQHRIKDLTAMIDRLAAGDVDVVIGTRFGRGLASRPPLLKRIVLRTAAWLSPRGRRLGLTDTNNGLRVFNKKVADGLDITMSGMSHANEFVMLIAENHWRVAEEPIEVLYTEYSKSKGQPLLNGVNIIFDGFLRGRSR; encoded by the coding sequence ATGGCCACCGACGCGCATTACCCCGACGCCTGGATCGTCGTCCCCGCCTTCAACGAAGCCGCCGTCATCGGCGAGGTCGTCACCGACCTGCGCGCGGTTTTCGACCATGTCGTCTGTGTGGACGACGGCAGCGCCGACGGCACCGGCGAGATCGCGCTGCGGGCCGGGGCGCACCTGCTGCGCCATCCGGTCAACCTGGGCCAGGGCGCGGCCATCCAGACCGGCATCGAGTACGCCCGCAAGCAGCCCGGGGCGAAGGTGTTCGCCACGTTCGACGCCGACGGTCAACACCGCATCAAAGACCTGACCGCGATGATCGACCGGTTGGCCGCGGGCGACGTCGACGTGGTGATCGGGACCCGGTTCGGTCGGGGTCTGGCCAGCCGGCCGCCGTTGCTGAAGCGGATCGTGCTGCGCACAGCGGCGTGGTTGAGCCCGCGCGGTCGCCGGCTGGGGCTGACCGACACCAACAACGGGCTGCGGGTGTTCAACAAGAAGGTGGCCGACGGGCTGGACATCACCATGAGCGGGATGAGCCACGCCAACGAGTTCGTCATGCTGATCGCCGAAAACCATTGGCGCGTAGCAGAAGAACCGATCGAGGTGCTCTACACCGAATACTCGAAGTCGAAGGGGCAGCCACTGCTCAACGGCGTCAACATCATCTTCGACGGATTCCTGCGAGGGAGGTCACGCTGA